From Xenopus tropicalis strain Nigerian chromosome 3, UCB_Xtro_10.0, whole genome shotgun sequence, the proteins below share one genomic window:
- the LOC100486572 gene encoding gastrokine-1 has protein sequence MGAMILLVALLGVFIHPLLADESYQYAEQGSNGVTVYHTVNINEQVKVVVFNVYSGKQSANAVFDYSQNIIAYHMPYRGICVIAHMDIATFPSLGIFNKFIHTKRERQKELNKLLKHYEISNQQVGDLSQFGRAVDGLCWGVPTYWAIEKSRPRTGFGADGCAGIHFLFIHVGMCAGFHLF, from the exons ATGGGTGCGATG ATCCTGCTTGTGGCCCTTCTGGGTGTTTTTATTCATCCTTTACTTGCAGATGAG TCATACCAATATGCCGAACAAGGATCCAATGGAGTAACTGTGTACCACACAGTTAACATTAACGAGCAGGTCAAGGTTGTCGTTTTTAACGTATACTCTGGCAAGCAGTCAGCAAATGCAGTCTTCGACTACAGCCAG AACATAATCGCCTACCACATGCCTTACAGAGGGATCTGTGTCATCGCTCACATGGATATTGCCACCTTCCCGAGTCTGGGAATATTTAATAAGTTCATCCACACCAAGAGG GAGAGACAAAAGGAACTGAATAAGCTGCTAAAACACTATGAGATCAGCAACCAGCAAGTAGGAGATCTGTCCCAGTTTGGACGTGCTGTGGATGGACTATGCTGGGGAGTGCCAACTTACTGGGCTATTGAGAAATCTA GGCCAAGAACCGGCTTTGGAGCTGATGGTTGTGCTGGAATACATTTCCTTTTCATACATGTTGGAATGTGTGCAGGTTTCCATCTTTTCTAA